The following are from one region of the Aspergillus chevalieri M1 DNA, chromosome 1, nearly complete sequence genome:
- a CDS encoding uncharacterized protein (COG:S;~EggNog:ENOG410PZJI): MAPVAQSDIDAESRTSGQDSPLRRQFSEPLHAPSTSTPTAQSPAPVASKDKCPDCGEFFEASNEENGLKEHIATVHPQLARASEAHDDAADEEMAEGDENVDDEPIDEEDDEQQQDIDGDDDVANGDEAPEHDDAMVEDLDKPSEEAGGDVDGNDQGPVLETATATGSEVDFGAEDNIPRGKQEFLSAEMRLLNRWDIHDARSFSRNYDDTTTELEQDWDYAFKVAKPFKKRNSLQLPERPDPYKKARVDRGKFLELTPIEDFLVDLRDPETRSPEELYAITANVARALSTWQDEYFAVDRLYKLSTGQYEKLAPDPRKKVEDPDVTAAKKEATLYQYKYDASKHKKGLDQDPWIQGGFRPTPTQARKAMKTAKVEPGTTPNIDGWRTLRKFGIEYVPKYQDPPPEDIPSKATRTRKAQEMEAAAAADEAARQAAAEEEEEQLQLATKRQTRGGRAALDAMDDQEFSTPTSTRGTGRGRGQRGQGRGRGRGRGGASTAPGVSSETPTPDGQAPTRGRGRGTGAIRGTRGGNTRGGRGKGRATTTPIGTPQQGSPTATPVPSSRPTSLAPGPSQLAFIEPMPNGGFVTMQPPKPFTTPELPDELDPAEVERRERARAEKIANSKNPRRTEAMLNHWARFNQAGRIRQPKRSKDEIEADRVAAAAKKAVQPPKIGGRKKKSPSVPGVNPPMANPGIAPAPAPLPPPGPPPGPAPVRALPGPPPGPGPAPSAAPTSLPAPTPSQAPPPPPHGHPKAHPSASNPGFPLPAPAGHALGPGGPLAPHPPRYTTPYSPFGHIDPRGIAHFPSGPFQPPPPQPQYQTPYPPDRFFIPFGNAGLPPPGHGHRRPA; the protein is encoded by the coding sequence ATGGCGCCCGTCGCCCAAAGTGATATTGACGCGGAGAGTCGTACTTCGGGCCAGGATTCTCCCCTGCGCCGACAATTCTCCGAACCATTGCATgcaccatcaacatcaacaccaaCTGCCCAGTCTCCTGCGCCTGTCGCGTCCAAGGACAAATGTCCAGACTGTGGTGAATTTTTTGAGGCATCAAATGAGGAAAATGGTCTGAAAGAGCACATTGCCACTGTGCACCCGCAGCTCGCCAGGGCATCGGAAGCTCATGATGATGCggccgacgaagaaatggCAGAGGGAGATGAAAATGTTGATGATGAACCCattgatgaggaagacgatgagcAACAGCAAGACATTGACGGAGATGACGATGTTGCTAATGGCGACGAGGCGCCAGAACACGACGATGCTATGGTCGAAGATCTCGACAAGCCCAGCGAAGAGGCCGGCGGAGACGTTGATGGCAACGACCAGGGCCCTGTCCTCGAGACCGCGACCGCGACCGGCTCCGAGGTAGATTTTGGGGCAGAAGATAATATCCCCCGAGGCAAACAAGAGTTTCTGTCAGCAGAAATGCGCCTTTTGAATCGCTGGGATATCCATGATGCTCGCAGCTTTTCCCGAAACTATGATGACACCACAACCGAACTGGAACAGGACTGGGATTATGCATTTAAAGTGGCCAAGCCTTTCAAGAAGCGCAATTCGTTGCAACTACCAGAACGCCCGGATCCGTACAAGAAAGCGCGGGTTGATCGAGGCAAATTTCTTGAACTTACCCCAATTGAGGATTTCCTGGTCGACCTGCGTGACCCTGAAACGCGCTCGCCGGAGGAGCTCTACGCCATCACCGCAAACGTTGCGCGTGCTCTTTCGACATGGCAAGATGAGTACTTCGCTGTGGATCGACTGTACAAGCTGTCTACAGGACAGTACGAGAAATTGGCTCCTGATCCGCGGAAGAAGGTCGAGGACCCCGATGTCACGGCTGCAAAGAAAGAGGCAACGCTCTATCAATACAAGTATGATGCCAGCAAGCACAAGAAAGGCTTGGACCAGGACCCTTGGATTCAAGGTGGTTTCCGGCCAACCCCGACTCAGGCACGGAAGGCCATGAAGACCGCCAAGGTCGAGCCGGGCACCACGCCAAACATTGACGGATGGCGTACTCTCCGCAAGTTTGGCATTGAATACGTTCCCAAGTATCAGGATCCACCTCCGGAAGATATACCTTCTAAGGCCACACGGACACGCAAGGCGCAAGAAATGGAAGCGGCCGCGGCTGCTGATGAGGCAGCTCGTCAAGCTGCCgctgaggaagaagaggaacagCTACAACTTGCAACGAAGCGGCAAACACGTGGGGGCCGTGCTGCGCTTGATGCAATGGACGACCAGGAATTCTCAACGCCCACATCCACAAGGGGCACTGGTCGTGGTCGTGGACAACGCGGACAAGGTCGTGGACGTGGACGTGGCCGGGGTGGTGCAAGCACAGCCCCAGGAGTATCTTCTGAAACACCTACCCCAGACGGTCAAGCACCTACTCGTGGCAGAGGCAGAGGTACTGGTGCTATTCGCGGGACAAGAGGTGGTAATACCCGGGGTGGTAGAGGTAAAGGCCGAGCAACCACTACGCCCATTGGGACACCGCAGCAAGGATCGCCCACTGCCACTCCAGTACCTTCTTCTCGTCCGACATCTCTCGCTCCTGGTCCGTCACAGCTGGCGTTCATCGAACCCATGCCGAATGGGGGTTTTGTGACCATGCAACCTCCGAAACCCTTCACAACACCAGAACTACCGGATGAACTTGACCCTGCTGAGGTGGAGCGGCGCGAAAGAGCTCGCGCCGAGAAGATTGCTAACTCCAAGAATCCTAGACGCACAGAAGCCATGCTTAACCACTGGGCCCGGTTCAACCAAGCAGGCCGTATCCGACAGCCTAAGCGGTCTAAGGACGAGATCGAGGCTGACCGCGTGGCAGCAGCGGCCAAGAAAGCAGTTCAACCGCCGAAAATTGGTGgcaggaagaagaagtcACCATCAGTCCCTGGTGTCAACCCTCCAATGGCCAACCCGGGTATTGCTCCCGCACCGGCACCCTTGCCACCCCCAGGCCCACCCCCAGGTCCCGCACCAGTTCGTGCTCTTCCAGGCCCGCCGCCAGGCCCTGGTCCTGCGCCATCGGCAGCTCCAACATCTCTCCCTGCACCAACACCGTCTCAagcaccaccgccaccaccacACGGGCATCCAAAAGCACACCCATCAGCTTCCAACCCTGGTTTCCCTCTCCCAGCGCCTGCCGGTCACGCTCTTGGTCCCGGCGGCCCTCTCGCCCCGCATCCACCTCGCTACACGACACCATATTCGCCATTTGGCCATATCGATCCTCGAGGGATAGCTCATTTCCCATCCGGCCCTTtccagccaccaccaccgcaacCACAATATCAAACCCCATATCCGCCAGATAGATTTTTTATTCCGTTTGGGAATGCTGGGTTACCGCCGCCGGGACATGGGCATAGACGGCCTGCGTGA